In a genomic window of Callithrix jacchus isolate 240 chromosome 22, calJac240_pri, whole genome shotgun sequence:
- the CAPN12 gene encoding calpain-12, translated as MASGSGRVTIQLVDEEAGVGAGGPQLFRGQSYEAIRAACLESGILFQDPYFPAGPDALGHDQLGPDSEKAKGVKWMRPHEFCAEPKFICEDMNRTDVCQGSLGNCWFLAAAASLTLYPRLLHRVVPPRQDFQHGYAGVFHFQLWQFGCWVDVVVDDRLPVREGKLMFVHSEQRNEFWAPLLEKAYAKLHGSYEVMRGGHMNEAFVDFTGGVGEVLYLRQNSMGLFSALRHALAKESLVGATALSDRGEYRTEEGLVKGHAYSVTGTHKVFLGFTKVRLVRLRNPWGRVEWTGAWSDSCPRWDTLPTEWRDALLVKKEDGEFWMELRDFLLHFDTVQICSLSPEVLGPSPAGGGWHVHTFQGRWVRGFNSGGSQPNAETFWTNPQFRLTLLEPDEEEDEDEEGPWGGWGAAGARGPARGCRTPKCTVLLSLIQRNRRRLRAKGLTYLTVGFHVFQITEELLGLWNSPRSRALLPRLLRADRSPLCARRDVSRRCRLRPGHYLVVPSTAHAGDEADFTLRVFSERRHTAVEIDDVISADLQALQGPFLPLELGLEQLFQELAGEKEELGAPQLQALLSIALEPARSHSRTPGEIGLRTCEQLLQCFGHGRSLALHHFHRLWGHLLEWQAIFDKFDEDASGTMNSYELRLALNAAGFHLNNQLTQALTSRYRDSRLRVDFERFVSCVAQLTYIFCHCSQHLDGGEGVICLTHRQWMEVATFF; from the exons ATGGCGAGCGGCAGCGGGAGGGTCACCATCCAGCTCGTGGACGAGGAGGCTGGGGTCGGAGCCGGGGGCCCGCAGCTCTTTCGGGGCCAGAGCTATGAGGCAATCCGGGCAGCCTGCCTGGAGTCAGGGATCCTGTTCCAAGACCCTTACTTCCCTGCTGGACCTGATGCCCTTGGCCATGACCAGCTGGGACCAGACTCGGAGAAGGCCAAAGGCGTGAAATGGATGAGGCCCCAT GAGTTCTGTGCAGAGCCGAAGTTCATCTGTGAAGACATGAACCGCACAGACGTGTGTCAGGGGAGCCTGG GTAACTGCTGGTTCCTTGCGGCCGCCGCCTCCCTTACTCTGTACCCCCGGCTCCTGCACCGAGTGGTCCCTCCCAGACAGGATTTCCAGCATGGCTATGCAGGCGTCTTCCACTTCCAG CTCTGGCAGTTTGGCTGCTGGGTGGACGTCGTGGTGGATGACAGGCTGCCCGTGCGTGAAGGGAAGCTGATGTTTGTGCACTCGGAACAGCGGAATGAGTTCTGGGCCCCACTCCTGGAGAAGGCCTACGCCAA GCTCCACGGCTCCTACGAGGTGATGCGGGGCGGCCACATGAATGAGGCTTTTGTGGACTTCACAGGTGGTGTGGGTGAGGTGCTCTATCTGAGACAAAACAGCATGGGTCTCTTCTCTGCCCTGCGCCACGCCCTGGCCAAGGAATCCCTCGTGGGCGCCACTGCCCTG AGTGATCGGGGCGAGTACCGCACAGAGGAAGGCCTGGTGAAGGGACACGCGTATTCTGTCACGGGCACACACAAG GTGTTCCTGGGCTTCACCAAGGTGCGGCTGGTGCGGCTGCGGAACCCATGGGGTCGCGTGGAGTGGACTGGGGCATGGAGTGACAG CTGCCCACGCTGGGACACACTCCCCACTGAGTGGCGCGATGCCCTGCTGGTGAAAAAGGAGGATGGCGAGTTTTG GATGGAGCTGCGGGACTTCCTCCTCCACTTCGATACCGTGCAGATCTGCTCGCTGAGCCCGGAGGTGCTGGGCCCTAGCCCGGCGGGGGGCGGCTGGCACGTCCACACCTTCCAAGGCCGCTGGGTGCGCGGCTTCAACTCCGGCGGGAGCCAGCCTAATGCTG AAACCTTCTGGACCAATCCTCAGTTTCGTTTAACGCTGCTGGAGCCCGacgaggaggaggacgaggatgAGGAAGGgccctggggaggctggggggcTGCAGGGGCGCGGGGCCCAGCGCGGGGGTGCCGCACGCCCAAGTGCACGGTCCTTCTATCGCTCATCCAGCGCAACCGGCGGCGCCTGAGAGCCAAGGGCCTCACTTACCTCACCGTGGGCTTCCACGTGTTCCAG ATTACAGAGGAG CTGCTGGGCCTCTGGAACTCCCCGCGCAGTCGCGCGCTCCTGCCCCGGCTGTTGCGCGCCGACCGCTCGCCCCTGTGCGCCCGCCGCGACGTGAGCCGCCGCTGCCGCCTGCGCCCCGGACACTATCTGGTGGTGCCAAGCACCGCCCACGCCGGCGACGAGGCCGACTTCACTCTGCGTGTCTTCTCTGAGCGCCGCCATACGGCAGT GGAGATTGACGACGTGATCAGCGCAGACCTGCAGGCTCTCCAG GGCCCCTTCTTGCCCCTGGAGCTGGGGTTGGAGCAGCTGTTTCAGGAGCTGGCTGGAGAG AAAGAAGAACTCGGTGCCCCTCAGCTCCAGGCCTTATTAAGCATTGCCCTGGAGCCTG CCAGGTCTCACAGCCGAACCCCTGGAGAGATCGGGCTCAGGACCTGTGAGCAGCTGCTGCagtgttttggg CATGGGCGAAGCCTGGCCTTGCACCACTTCCATCGGCTCTGGGGCCACCTCCTGGAGTGGCAG GCCATATTTGACAAGTTCGATGAGGATGCTTCTGGAACCATGAACTCCTATGAGCTGAGGCTGGCGCTGAATGCAGCAG GCTTCCACCTGAACAACCAGCTGACCCAGGCCCTCACCAGCCGCTACCGTGACAGCCGTCTGCGTGTGGACTTCGAACGCTTCGTGTCCTGTGTGGCCCAGCTTACCTACATCTTCT GCCACTGCAGCCAGCACCTCGATGGCGGTGAGGGGGTCATCTGCCTGACCCACAGACAG TGGATGGAGGTGGCCACCTTCTTCTAG